One window of the Colletotrichum destructivum chromosome 6, complete sequence genome contains the following:
- a CDS encoding Putative armadillo-like helical, proteasome component Ecm29: MSGESPEAKEKRLVGNVQIRILQAANKEDKLNELLTKYLCALLLKATSDYASVRNDVIQFAGKLKGLIVHPSIILPVEKLIDQYQEAGSSILRVLDISFIQHSILRLDDYDRRLLFPKVARAIASSKHGPTQASMFNVLLKIIQDIQIPSRGSEEDAAFREASGLSDDADAQFVAKWLGKVLLLRIPGGAEPSRQEFERLNPALLSADLDFLKPEQRDTAPAFQKMQDLRRKIAQLLASGAFKDEERLLPALSAAANPDYQVSQAGEDILKRMTIDFEKASIIEELYNAHARLPAPHRIRILPLLSKSKLATTMQDNIMSVVTLDFGTETTSIAPPHLQAASGLERTRLHKALFYFLNWTATIGPTQAPFTIGPKLIDKMRTYVEEQGWPASRTLSADEEKLRAMAYDLLGVLGAGSPSSVQDKLHLVGWLFRSLSEDPSVEAVSAIEGSLSGLTRSFDPKAVSGDGRGGGGMVSLISLLLHYMSMPEDNPGVVRSARFSAVKWANQTIASWDERGRWIDILAIAGRQGERTEVIEEGRKGLDPWTYRDSESHTMPNWISLMTYFFCDQITDDITSAEWSGSALPPKLEFDDKRTMQNFQGPKVFAYPVAVQYVKRAMFIAALPDFPLVPGWAEQLDTRVRNDIKTRDQIRAYLRSVDQEHIGLFIKICFDGVRLKGVDGTDRIVENCLKHMVDVASLAPGGTINYVAGSAYLLQKCTTANNRHIRAAAAQAVGILLPHPLNKVDLAIPEAVPHQTRNENIQKFLRDLKVMVYGWENAYGAAANGVEGSLQAFGHIFSRAVYYGVPIPSDVHLPPKLLMDKSHQRPSLEDAILDCYAELWTAGLSQYIPDNVNNLTADYVIERLTEKAAAGSDKAIFALGRLALAFNDPEEEPTPQDGLLFPSSKTSGIDSVLRGLFTIHARKETEIQFTVGEAITAAVACWDSDFVKLSMDVDSTDGPWRKTKRSRRITAVLDKIFKDCKTTKPSVLKASGIWLFCLVQYCGHLEEVQSRLREAQAAFMRLLSARDELVQETASRGLSLVYEKGDEDLKQDLVRDLVSAFTGNSTQIKVEEETELFEPGALPTGEGKSVTSYKDIVSLANEVGDQSLVYKFMSLAVNAATWSTRSAFGRFGLSNILSESEVDPKLYPKLFRYRFDPNSNVQRSMDDIWKALVKNPNETVSEHFDAIMQDLLKNILGKEWRVRQASCAAVSDLIAGQPFHKYERYYAEIWTAALKVLDDVKSSVRDAALKLCMGLTGTIVRQLEEGGASSSAQAMLRQALRFLLSPSGLESGVEEVKMFSLRTIIDITKKGGPNLKPFIVDFIPPLLGLHSTIEPEQINYAYQKVSEDSRDQIDKIRAQWVNQSPISEAIDNCLRQLDGDGMKQLAPKLEEIIKTAIGMPTKIACARLIGDLVMRHAVDFKPVSSRFMQLLEKQSLDRNDEVSKGYAKAVGYLMRIVPDTSKERLVDRFTDLYFASEDEARRAKVADVVLGVSKLAPDHFNALAAKFVPFTYMGMHDTDEYARKCFDEVWNQHGGSSRTVARYVPEIAAFVKRGLEAPRWNLQHTACFTVASVVGAVVASSDATGGQMSEANLKHIWPVLDKGLALKTFAGKERLLAAFPTFVGKGKTLWGADAAVAAQQRKIAVREAKRNNEEYRPHAFRALWQFAEQREDLDLTEEIAGVVGGALDDFLDEDRMDVDGDAARKAAVSGVEAIARGYNRARAKEDGGAVLGKIFGLLKTYLAHPKFEGIKREVWYECVKDLMEAAGSPSTLEGSECKEVALAYLQSLDADSIDNGTEAQRDMRAVAVGGVFKALNRGVFGSVPTADEKKDLAETVKKAIAAERSLEVQKHLKEALAELEK, translated from the exons ATGTCGGGCGAATCCCCcgaggcgaaggagaagcggCTCGTCGGGAACGTCCAGATCCGCATCCTGCAGGCGGCGAACAAGGAGGACAAGCTCAACGAGCTGCTGACCAAGTACCTCTGCGCGCTGTTGCTGAAGGCGACGAGTGACTATGCGTCAGTCCGCAACGAT GTCATTCAGTTTGCCGGAAAACTAAAGGGCTTGATTGTCCACCCGAG CATCATTCTCcccgtcgagaagctcatcgaCCAGTACCAGGAGGCCGGCTCATCCATCCTCCGTGTGCTGGACATCTCATTCATCCAACACAGCATTCTCCGTCTGGACGACTATGACCGGCGGCTGCTCTTCCCCAAGGTTGCCAGGGCCATCGCGTCGTCCAAGCATGGCCCGACGCAGGCGTCCATGTTCAACGTGCTCCTGAAGATCATCCAGGACATCCAGATCCCGTCCCGCGGcagcgaggaagacgctgcTTTCAGAGAAGCCAGCGGCCTTtccgacgatgccgacgcgCAGTTCGTCGCCAAGTGGCTGGGCAAGGTACTCCTCCTGAGAatccccggcggcgccgagcccTCGCGTCAGGAGTTCGAGAGGCTCAATCCGGCCCTTCTGTCGGCCGACCTGGACTTCCTCAAGCCCGAGCAGCGCGACACTGCGCCCGCGTTCCAGAAGATGCAGGACCTCCGCCGGAAGATCGCGCAGCTGTTGGCCAGCGGCGCcttcaaggacgaggagaggctGCTGCCCGCGCTGTCGGCGGCCGCCAACCCGGACTACCAGGTCtcccaggccggcgaggacatCCTCAAGAGGATGACCATCGACTTTGAGAAGGCGTCCATCATCGAGGAGTTGTATAACGCACACGCCCGACTCCCCGCGCCTCACCGCATCAGGATCCTGCCCCTGCTGTCAAAGTCTAAGCTGGCCACTACGATGCAGGATAACATCATGTCCGTGGTGACTCTCGACTTTGGCACCGAGACGACGTCCATCGCGCCGCCTCACCTGCAGGCCGCCAGCGGTCTCGAGCGCACAAGACTTCACAAGGCGCTCTTCTACTTCCTCAACTGGACCGCCACCATTGGCCCTACTCAAGCCCCTTTCACCATCGGACCCAAGCTAATCGACAAGATGCGCACGTacgtcgaggagcagggaTGGCCCGCCTCACGCACACTCTCGGcagacgaggagaagctccgCGCGATGGCCTACGATctgctcggcgtcctcggtgCAGGCAGCCCGTCCAGCGTGCAGGACAAgctccatctcgtcggcTGGCTCTTCAGGTCCCTTTCCGAGGACCCGAGCGTTGAGGCAGTGTCCGCCATAGAGGGCTCCCTCTCAGGCCTGACGAGGAGCTTCGATCCCAAGGCGGtcagcggcgacgggcgcggcggcggcggaatgGTCAGCCTCATCTCTCTGCTTCTGCACTACATGAGCATGCCCGAGGACAACCCGGGCGTCGTGCGCAGCGCGAGGTTCTCGGCCGTCAAGTGGGCGAACCAGACCATCGCCTCGTGGGACGAGCGAGGCAGATGGATCGACATCctggccatcgccggccGTCAGGGCGAGCGCACCGAGGTCATCGAGGAGGGCCGCAAGGGGCTCGACCCGTGGACGTACCGCGACAGCGAGTCGCACACGATGCCCAACTGGATCTCGCTCATGACCTACTTCTTCTGCGACCAGATCACCGACGACATCACCAGTGCCGAATGGAGCGGCtccgcgctgccgccgaagCTCGAGTTCGACGACAAGAGGACGATGCAGAACTTCCAGGGCCCCAAGGTCTTTGCCTACCCCGTTGCCGTGCAGTACGTCAAGAGGGCCATGTTCATCGCCGCGCTGCCCGACTTCCCCCTCGTCCCCGGCTgggccgagcagctcgacaCGCGCGTCCGCAACGACATCAAGACGCGGGACCAGATCAGGGCCTACCTGCGCTCCGTCGACCAGGAGCACATCGGCCTCTTCATCAAGATCTgcttcgacggcgtccgcctcaagggcgtcgacggcaccgaccgcatcgtcgagaaCTGCCTCAAGCACATGGTCGACGTCGCCTCGCTCGCCCCCGGCGGCACCATCAACTACGTCGCCGGCTCGGCCTACCTCTTGCAGAAGTGCACCACGGCCAACAACAGACAcatccgcgccgccgccgcccaggcgGTTGGGATTCTGCTTCCTCACCCCCTTAACAAGGTGGACCTGGCGATCCCCGAGGCCGTGCCGCACCAGACGCGCAACGAGAACATCCAGAAGTTCCTGCGGGACCTCAAGGTCATGGTGTACGGGTGGGAGAATGCGtacggcgccgccgccaacggggTCGAAGGGTCTCTGCAGGCCTTTGGCCACATCTTCTCGAGGGCCGTCTACTACGGCGTGCCCATCCCGAGCGACGTTCACCTGCCGCCCAAGCTGCTCATGGACAAGTCCCACCAACGCCCGTCGCTGGAggacgccatcctcgactGCTACGCCGAGCTCTGGACCGCCGGTCTCTCGCAGTACATCCCGGACAACGTTAACAACCTGACGGCGGACTACGTCATCGAGAGACTCacggagaaggcggccgccgGGAGCGACAAGGCCATCTTTGcgctcggccgcctcgcgcTCGCCTTTAACGACCCGGAAGAGGAGCCAACGCCCCAGGACGGCCTGCTGTTCCCCTCGAGCAAGACGTCCGGCATCGATAGCGTCCTGCGCGGCCTCTTCACCATCCACGCCCGCAAGGAGACGGAGATCCAGTTcaccgtcggcgaggccatcACGGCGGCGGTCGCCTGCTGGGACTCGGACTTTGTCAAGCTGTCCATGGACGTCGACAGCACCGACGGCCCctggaggaagacgaagcggAGCAGGAGAATcacggccgtcctcgacaagatCTTTAAGGACTGCAAGACCACCAAGCCCTCGGTGCTCAAGGCGTCCGGCATCTGGCTCTTCTGCCTCGTCCAGTACTGCGGCCATCTTGAGGAGGTCCAGTCCCGGCTGCGcgaggcccaggccgccTTCATGAGGCTTCTGAGTGCGAGAGACGAGCTGGTCCAGGAGACGGCCTCCCGCGGCCTGTCGCTGGTGTACGAGAAGGGAGACGAGGACCTGAAGCAGGACCTCGTCAGGGACCTCGTGTCGGCCTTCACCGGCAACAGCACGCAgatcaaggtcgaggaggagacggagctcTTCGAGCCCGGCGCGCTGCCGACGGGCGAGGGTAAGTCCGTCACGTCGTACAAGGACATCGTCAGCCTGGCCAACGAGGTGGGCGACCAGAGCCTCGTGTACAAGTTCATGTCGCTggccgtcaacgccgccacgTGGTCGACGCGGTCGGCCTTTGGCCGCTTCGGCCTCAGCAACATCCTGTCCGAGTCCGAGGTCGACCCCAAGCTGTACCCGAAGCTGTTCCGCTACCGGTTCGACCCCAACAGCAATGTGCAGCGGTCCATGGACGACATCTGGAAGGCGCTCGTCAAGAACCCGAACGAGACGGTGAGCGAGCACTTTGACGCCATCATGCAGGACCTGCTCAAGAACATCCTCGGCAAGGAGTGGCGGGTGCGCCAGGCCagctgcgccgccgtctcggacctcatcgccggccaGCCCTTCCACAAGTACGAGCGTTACTACGCCGAGATCTGGACCGCCGCGCTCAAGGTGCTGGACGACGTCAAGTCGTCCGTGAGGGACGCCGCGCTGAAGCTCTGCATGGGGCTGACGGGCACCATCGTccgccagctcgaggagggcggcgcgtcgtcgtcggcgcagGCCATGCTGCGGCAGGCCCTGCGCTTCCTGCTCTCGCCCAGCggcctcgagagcggcgtcgaggaggtcaagaTGTTCTCGCTGCGGACCATCATCGACATCACCAAGAAGGGCGGCCCGAACCTGAAGCCCTTCATCGTAGACTTCATCCCGCCGCTGTTGGGCCTGCACAGCACCATCGAGCCCGAGCAGATCAACTACGCGTACCAGAAGGTCAGCGAGGACTCGCGCGACCAGATCGACAAGATCAGGGCGCAGTGGGTCAACCAGTCGCCCAtctccgaggccatcgacaacTGCCTCCGGCagctggacggcgacgggaTGAAGCAGCTCGCGcccaagctcgaggagatTATCAAGACGGCCATCGGCATGCCGACCAAGATCGCCTGCGCGCGGCTCATCGGAGACCTCGTGATGCGGCACGCCGTCGACTTCAAGCCCGTGTCGTCGAGGTTCATGCAGCTGTTGGAGAAGCAGTCGCTCGACCGCAACGACGAGGTCAGCAAGGGCTacgccaaggccgtcggtTACCTCATGCGCATCGTGCCCGACACTTCCAAGGAGAGGCTCGTCGACCGCTTCACCGACCTGTACTTCgccagcgaggacgaggcgcgCCGCGCCAAGGTGGCCGATGTCGTCCTGGGTGTCTCGAAGCTCGCGCCGGACCACTTCAACGCGCTCGCCGCCAAGTTCGTGCCCTTCACCTACATGGGCATGCACGACACGGACGAGTACGCCCGCAAATGCTTCGACGAGGTGTGGAACCAGCACGGCGGCAGCTCCCGCACCGTCGCGCGCTACGTGCCCGAGATCGCGGCTTTTGTCAAGAGGGGCCTCGAGGCGCCGCGCTGGAACCTGCAGCACACGGCCTGCTTCACCGTCGCCAGCGTGGtcggggccgtcgtcgcctcgaGCGACGCCACGGGCGGCCAGATGTCCGAGGCGAACCTGAAGCACATTTGGCCCGTCCTGGACAAGGGGCTCGCGCTCAAGACGTTCGCCGGCAAGGAGAGGCTGCTGGCGGCGTTCCCGACCTTCGTCGGCAAGGGAAAGACGCTCTGGGGGGCGgacgcggccgtcgcggcgcaGCAGAGGAAGATCGCGGTGCGCGAGGCGAAGCGCAACAACGAGGAGTACCGCCCGCACGCGTTCCGGGCGCTGTGGCAGTTCGCCGAGCAGCGCGAGGACCTGGACCTGACCGAGGAGATCGCGggtgtcgtcggcggcgcgctggacgacttcctcgacgaggatcggatggacgtcgacggcgacgcggcgcgCAAGGCGGCCgtcagcggcgtcgaggcgaTCGCGAGGGGCTACAATCGCGCGCGggccaaggaggacggcggtGCCGTGCTCGGAAAGATCTTTGGGCTGCTGAAGACGTACCTGGCGCACCCCAAGTTCGAGGGCATTAAGCGCGAGGTCTGGTATGAGTGTGTCAAGGACCTGATGGAGGCTGCGGGATCCCCGTCGACCCTCGAGGGCAGCGAGTGCAAGGAGGTCGCCCTGGCGTATTTACAGAGCCTGGACGCCGATTCGATCGACAACGGAACCGAGGCGCAGCGCGACATGCGGGCGGTGGCCGTGGGCGGCGTGTTCAAGGCGCTGAACCGGGGCGTATTTGGTTCGGTGCCAACggcggacgagaagaaggaccTTGCCGAGACGGTGAAGAAGGCGATCGCGGCCGAGAGGTCTTTGGAAGTGCAGAAGCATCTCAAGGAGGCGCTCGCGGAGTTGGAGAAGTAA